The Argopecten irradians isolate NY chromosome 6, Ai_NY, whole genome shotgun sequence genome has a window encoding:
- the LOC138325106 gene encoding uncharacterized protein isoform X3, which produces MAEIKTYFHHTTLDGLSKILQSGYIKQSTITTNDAVYGAGTYLTSYGPEKSQWDVAINNYDGCKNKFAEQMLKSGKTDAIIAVDLPTSSVTKPDPYRDIYVYPEDIIIAGKNPRFYVRNKDGTATEISPAEILKLVP; this is translated from the exons ATGGCAG AAATAAAGACTTACTTCCACCACACAACATTGGATGGTTTATCGAAAATATTACAGTCGGGGTACATAAAACAGTCGACTATAACCACTAACGACGCTGTTTACGGGGCAGGTACTTACCTCACCAGTTACGGTCCGGAGAAATCCCAGTGGGACGTCGCCATTAACAACTATGATGGATGTAAGAACAAATTTGCGGAACAAATGTTGAAGAGTGGTAAAACAGATGCGATCATTGCCGTGGATTTGCCCACCAGTAGTGTTACCAAGCCGGATCCATACAGGGACATTTATGTCTATCCTGAGGACATTATAATTGCGGGCAAGAATCCAAGGTTTTATGTTCGGAACAAAGATGGAACGGCTACAGAGATTTCGCCTGCAGAAATCCTTAAATTAGTACCATAA
- the LOC138325106 gene encoding uncharacterized protein isoform X2, with product MSGVPVHLPVSIEIKTYFHHTTLDGLSKILQSGYIKQSTITTNDAVYGAGTYLTSYGPEKSQWDVAINNYDGCKNKFAEQMLKSGKTDAIIAVDLPTSSVTKPDPYRDIYVYPEDIIIAGKNPRFYVRNKDGTATEISPAEILKLVP from the exons GGGTCCCAGTCCATCTTCCAGTTTCTATAG AAATAAAGACTTACTTCCACCACACAACATTGGATGGTTTATCGAAAATATTACAGTCGGGGTACATAAAACAGTCGACTATAACCACTAACGACGCTGTTTACGGGGCAGGTACTTACCTCACCAGTTACGGTCCGGAGAAATCCCAGTGGGACGTCGCCATTAACAACTATGATGGATGTAAGAACAAATTTGCGGAACAAATGTTGAAGAGTGGTAAAACAGATGCGATCATTGCCGTGGATTTGCCCACCAGTAGTGTTACCAAGCCGGATCCATACAGGGACATTTATGTCTATCCTGAGGACATTATAATTGCGGGCAAGAATCCAAGGTTTTATGTTCGGAACAAAGATGGAACGGCTACAGAGATTTCGCCTGCAGAAATCCTTAAATTAGTACCATAA
- the LOC138325106 gene encoding uncharacterized protein isoform X1, translating into MAGVPVHLPVSIEIKTYFHHTTLDGLSKILQSGYIKQSTITTNDAVYGAGTYLTSYGPEKSQWDVAINNYDGCKNKFAEQMLKSGKTDAIIAVDLPTSSVTKPDPYRDIYVYPEDIIIAGKNPRFYVRNKDGTATEISPAEILKLVP; encoded by the exons ATGGCAG GGGTCCCAGTCCATCTTCCAGTTTCTATAG AAATAAAGACTTACTTCCACCACACAACATTGGATGGTTTATCGAAAATATTACAGTCGGGGTACATAAAACAGTCGACTATAACCACTAACGACGCTGTTTACGGGGCAGGTACTTACCTCACCAGTTACGGTCCGGAGAAATCCCAGTGGGACGTCGCCATTAACAACTATGATGGATGTAAGAACAAATTTGCGGAACAAATGTTGAAGAGTGGTAAAACAGATGCGATCATTGCCGTGGATTTGCCCACCAGTAGTGTTACCAAGCCGGATCCATACAGGGACATTTATGTCTATCCTGAGGACATTATAATTGCGGGCAAGAATCCAAGGTTTTATGTTCGGAACAAAGATGGAACGGCTACAGAGATTTCGCCTGCAGAAATCCTTAAATTAGTACCATAA